CCCCAATAGAAGCAAAATAAAATGGCTCAATATTAAAATTAAAAATATTTAAAACCTCTGCAAATCCATATCCAATTAAAGCCCCAATACTCATAAGAGCAATAAAAATACCTCCTACTGCATTAGAAAAAATTGAGACACTTGAAGCTATTATCCTTAAAATAATAATTAATATAAGTAAATATAAAGGAAGATGTAATTTATTATTCATCAAAAACTCTACTACTTCATGACCAGAAAAAACTGCATAAGGGGAGATTAAAAGTAATGTCCCTATTGTAAATCCACCAATTAAAGAAAAAAATAAAATATCAAACTTACTATTACTAAATTTTTCTCTTAAAAATTCTAAAATTCTTTTATTCAAAAATAGATATAAATAAATAAAAACAGAAATTACAGGAATAAACAAAAATAAAGATAAGATATATCTCCACTCTAATAATTTTCCACTTGCATACTCAAATGATATTGGAGTTAAAAAATATATTCCAATACTAAAAGCAATCATCCCTCCTAATATAATGAAAGTAGCAAAATCTTTAAAAAACTTATAGGCAATATTTTCTAAGGCAAAAGCAATACCTGTTATAGGTGATACAAAAATTGCAGAAATACCACTTGCAGCACCTACACTTATTAATACTTCTACCTTTTCTTTTGAAAGTTTCAAAAATCTATTAACTTGATATGCAACCATTGCACCAATTGCGGCAGAAGGCCCTTCATTACCCACAGCAAAACCTGATGCAATAGATAGTGTTGAAGCAATAATTTTTAAAATTAAACTCTTAATACTTAAAATAATTTTACCACTTTTAATCATCTCAGCAATTTCAGCAACTCCATACTCTCTAACTGAACTATCATATTTTATTAATAAATTTACTATAAAAATACTTAGAGTAGGAACTAAATAAAAATACCAAATAGGCCAGTTTTCAATATTTTCAAAATCTCCATAAAAAAAATATTGTAAAACTTTACATAAAATCCCATACAAAGTTACTAATCCGCCAGCAATAACTCCTACAATTATACTTCCTAAAAATAATTTTTTTAACTCATCCATAAAGCTTTAATACCTCCTACTAAAAATAAAAATGCAATAGCTCCAATTATAAGTCCCATTATTCTTGTCACAATTTTAAGGCCATTTAC
This Caminibacter mediatlanticus TB-2 DNA region includes the following protein-coding sequences:
- a CDS encoding chloride channel protein encodes the protein MDELKKLFLGSIIVGVIAGGLVTLYGILCKVLQYFFYGDFENIENWPIWYFYLVPTLSIFIVNLLIKYDSSVREYGVAEIAEMIKSGKIILSIKSLILKIIASTLSIASGFAVGNEGPSAAIGAMVAYQVNRFLKLSKEKVEVLISVGAASGISAIFVSPITGIAFALENIAYKFFKDFATFIILGGMIAFSIGIYFLTPISFEYASGKLLEWRYILSLFLFIPVISVFIYLYLFLNKRILEFLREKFSNSKFDILFFSLIGGFTIGTLLLISPYAVFSGHEVVEFLMNNKLHLPLYLLILIIILRIIASSVSIFSNAVGGIFIALMSIGALIGYGFAEVLNIFNFNIEPFYFASIGAAIFIGVNMKLPFTAVVLAVEITYDYNVVVPVGIGVAFVSHIMSYHFNIRKFMLFTREKNENS